ACCCCGCGCTCCCGGAGCCGATGGACCACCACGCGGGGCCCGAAGCGGTCGCCGAGCGTCAGGACGCCGTGGAACGAGCGGTTCTCCTGCTGATGGAGACCCTCACTCCGAGGCAGCGTGCCGCGTACGTCCTGAGGGAGGGGTTCGGCTGCCCGTACGACCGGATCGCCGGGATCCTGGGCCTCAGCGTCGTCAACACCAGGCAGCAGGTCGCCCGCGCCCAGCGGCGTCTCACCGGGGACCACCGCAGGCAACCCGTCGACGCCGTCGCGCACCGGCGTCTCGTTCAGGCGTTCTTCTCGGCAGCCCAGACCGGTGACCTCGGGCACCTGGAAAGGGTGCTGTCCGCTGATGCGAGCGGCACCCGGTGAGCGTCGTGGCAGGTGTCGGCCGGGGATCAGCGGCGGACCGCGTGCCGGTTCAGTGCGCTGGAGACGGCGTTCATGCGCTCGCCGAGGTCCGCGAGTTCCTGGCGCAGTTCAGTGACCCGGGTACGAAGCTCGGCGGCTTCGGCGGTCAGCGATACGAAGGTGGCGGCGAGGTCGACGCGGTCCTCATCGATGAGGGACATCATGTCTCCATGACTTTTACGGGGAGTGCGAGACATTTCCACGCTGGGAGGAATTCGGCCCGCTTTCACAGGGCGGGGGTGGCCCTCTCCTTTCGGTGAGGGCCACCCCGAGGAATCACTTCTGCTGTGCGAGCCAGTCGGCGAACTTCGTCTCGGCCCGGCGGGCGTCCGAAGCGGGCAGGAGGGTGTCGTCCTCCAGCGGGGCGCCCCAGTACGTCGCCTGCGCGTCCGTGACGATCTTGCGCGGGTCGTTCAGGGCGGTCAGCCCCATGCGGATGAACTCCTCCAGCTGGAACACCTCGGGGCCACCGACCTCCACCACGCCGCCCACCGGTGCGCCGACCGCGGTGTGGGCGACGGCCGCCGCCACGTCGTCGGAGACGATGGGCTGGATCCTGGCGTCGGGCAGACGCACGGTGTCACCGTCGGTGACCCCGTCGGCGAGACCCTTCGCGAACTCGAAGAACTGGGTGGCGTGGACGATGGAGTAGGGGTTGCCTGACGCCTTGATCAGGTCTTCCTGGACCTGCTTGGCCCGGAAGTAGCCGCTGCCCTGGAGGCGGTCGGTGCCGACCACGGACAGCGCCACGTGATGCGCCACACCGGCCTCGGACTCGGCCTTCAGCAGGTTGGTCGTCGAGGTGCGGAAGAAGTCCATGACGGCCTCGTCCTCGAACGAGGGCGAGTTCGACACGTCGACCACCACCGACGCACCCTGCAGGACCTCGGCCAGCCCCTCGCCCGTCAGCGTGTTGACGCCGGTGTTCGGCGACGCCGCGACCGCCTCGTGCCCGTGCTCGCCGAGCCCGGCGACCACCTTCGAGCCGATGAGCCCGGTTCCACCGATCACTACGACCTTCATGAGGGAATTCCTTTCGGGTTTTCCTGATGCCTGTATCAGTAGAGACCGGGCACCGGATCTTTTTGTGACACGTTCTATTCGACGAGTTTTCCCGTGGTCGACACGTCCTCCATGAGGGAGGAAATCTCCTCAGGGACGGCCGGAATGCTTTCGCGGGTGACGCCCTCCGTCGGGGACCACACGAGATTCACCCGCAGAGCGGAATCCAGACCGGGGTAGTCGCTGCGGTTGTGGCAGCCACGCGTCTCGCGGCGCTCCAGTGCCGATTCGAGGGTGGCCCGGGCCGCGAGCGCGGCTGACTTGAGGTCGAAGGCGTGCGCGAGATCCTGGTAGCCGGCGATGTCCGGGTGGATGCCGACGTCCTGCACCCTCTTCTCGATCGCCGCGAGTTCCGCCAGTCCCGCGCGCAGGCCGTCCTCGTCGCGTACGACACCCGCGTGCTCGGTCATGGTGTTGCGGATGGCGCGTTGCAGGGCACGCACGTTCTCCGGCCCGTCGGCGGCGAGAAGGTCGTCGATCTCCGCACGGGCCTCCGCGACGGCCGGCGCCGACCGCGGCTGCGCCTCCAGGGACCGCGCATACGCGGCGGCGGCCTGTCCGGTGAGCCGGCCGAACACCAGCAGCTCGATGAGGCTGTTCCCGCCGAGACGGTTGGCGCCGTGCAGCCCGCTCGACGCCTCACCGATGGCGTACAGGCCGCGTACGTCGGTGCTGTGGTCCTCCGGGCGTACCCACACCCCGCCCATCGAGTAGTGCGCGGTGGGCGCTATCTCGATCGGTTCTCGGGTGATGTCGAGCATCTGCAGGTCCAGCAGGGTCTGGTAGACGCGGGGCAGCCGCGTCATGATCGTCCGCCGGGGCAGGTGCGAGACGTCGAGCCACACACCTCCCTTGGGCGTGCCGCGGCCCTCCTTGATCTCCGTGTACGCGGCAAGAGCCACGCGGTCGCGGGTGGACAGCTCCATGCGCTCGGGGTCGTAGCGGGCCATGAAGCGTTCCCCGAGCGCGTTGCGCAGGATGCCGCCCTCGCCCCGGGCGGCCTCGCTGACCAAGGTGCCGGCCGCGTTCTCCGGCTCGATGATGCCGGACGGGTGGAACTGCACCAGCTCGGCGTCCCGCAGTCTGGCCCCGGCCTCCACGGCCAGCCGGAAGGAGTCGCCCGTGTTCTCGTCGCGCCGCGAGGAGGTGCGCCGCCAGATGCGGGTGTGGCCGCCCGCCGCGAGGATCACGGCGTCGGCGTGGATCAGGTAGCGCCTGCCGCTGGTGAGGTCGAAGCCGTACGCGCCGAACACGGCGCCGTCGTGCACCAGCAGCCGGGTGATGTACACCCCCTCCAGCACCGGAATGTCGAGCTGTTCGGCCCGCCTGATCAGCGTGCGCTGGATCTCCAGGCCGGTGTAGTCACCGGCGAAGGCGGTCCGCCGGAACTTGTGCGCGCCGAAGAAGCGCTGCGAGATCCGGCCGTCCTCCTCCCGCGCGAAGGCCATGCCGTAGCGCTCCAGGTCGTCGATGCCCCGGGCGGCGCCCTGGGTGACGATCTCCACGGTGCGCGGATCGGCGAGGAGGTAGCTCTCCTTCAGGGTGTCGGCAGCGTGCTGCTGCCAGCTGTCCTCCGGGTCCATGGTGGCCAGTGCGGCGTTGATGCCGCCGGCCGCCAGTGCCGTATGGGCGTCCTCCTTGGGACGCTTGCCGACGGCGAGGACGTCGATGCCTGCCTCGGCCAGTTCGATCGCCGCGCGCAGACCGGCACCTCCGGTGCCGATCACCAGCACCATGGTGGCAAGACGTTGTTCGGTGACAGCCACGGTCCACTCCGATCGCTGGGGTCTTCATCCAGTACGACCGGGCAGTCCCGCGATCTGTGACACTCCTGCCGTGGCTTCAGGGGGCCAGCGTGATGGTGGCCGGGGCGCCGTGCCAGGCCATCCTCGCGTAGGGGCACAGTGCGTCGGCCCGCCGCAGGAGCGGAGTGGCGACGTCGAGGGTGATCCCCGGCCAGCCGACGACCAGGTCGCTGTGCAGGACGTAACCACCGTCCTGCGGACTGCGGCCGAA
This is a stretch of genomic DNA from Streptomyces sp. NBC_00285. It encodes these proteins:
- a CDS encoding sigma-70 family RNA polymerase sigma factor, whose translation is MDTHLTDTRRSRATTGTSVIALDDATWVFVRARPGLLTLARQIVGNAHDAEDVIQETWLRWQGADRTAVTNPSALLRTTAVRLAINVVRSAWKRRESCADPALPEPMDHHAGPEAVAERQDAVERAVLLLMETLTPRQRAAYVLREGFGCPYDRIAGILGLSVVNTRQQVARAQRRLTGDHRRQPVDAVAHRRLVQAFFSAAQTGDLGHLERVLSADASGTR
- a CDS encoding SDR family oxidoreductase, with the protein product MKVVVIGGTGLIGSKVVAGLGEHGHEAVAASPNTGVNTLTGEGLAEVLQGASVVVDVSNSPSFEDEAVMDFFRTSTTNLLKAESEAGVAHHVALSVVGTDRLQGSGYFRAKQVQEDLIKASGNPYSIVHATQFFEFAKGLADGVTDGDTVRLPDARIQPIVSDDVAAAVAHTAVGAPVGGVVEVGGPEVFQLEEFIRMGLTALNDPRKIVTDAQATYWGAPLEDDTLLPASDARRAETKFADWLAQQK
- a CDS encoding L-aspartate oxidase, with the translated sequence MVLVIGTGGAGLRAAIELAEAGIDVLAVGKRPKEDAHTALAAGGINAALATMDPEDSWQQHAADTLKESYLLADPRTVEIVTQGAARGIDDLERYGMAFAREEDGRISQRFFGAHKFRRTAFAGDYTGLEIQRTLIRRAEQLDIPVLEGVYITRLLVHDGAVFGAYGFDLTSGRRYLIHADAVILAAGGHTRIWRRTSSRRDENTGDSFRLAVEAGARLRDAELVQFHPSGIIEPENAAGTLVSEAARGEGGILRNALGERFMARYDPERMELSTRDRVALAAYTEIKEGRGTPKGGVWLDVSHLPRRTIMTRLPRVYQTLLDLQMLDITREPIEIAPTAHYSMGGVWVRPEDHSTDVRGLYAIGEASSGLHGANRLGGNSLIELLVFGRLTGQAAAAYARSLEAQPRSAPAVAEARAEIDDLLAADGPENVRALQRAIRNTMTEHAGVVRDEDGLRAGLAELAAIEKRVQDVGIHPDIAGYQDLAHAFDLKSAALAARATLESALERRETRGCHNRSDYPGLDSALRVNLVWSPTEGVTRESIPAVPEEISSLMEDVSTTGKLVE